The uncultured Cohaesibacter sp. genome segment AATGCCCAAAACCGAGGAACACTGGATGATCCGGCCATGGCCCTGCGCCCGCATTACCGGGATGATCTGCCGGGTCAGTTCGTGCCAGCCAAAGAAATTGGCTTCAAATTGCTGCCTGAGCACATCGGTTGGCAGATCTTCAACCGCACCGGGCTGACCATAAGCGCCATTGTTGAACAGGGCGTCAAGCTTGCCGCCCGTGTGGTTGAGAACCGCTTCCTTGCAGGCTGAAATGGATTGCTGATCGGTATAGTCAAGATAGATGGCAGTGATGCCTGCGTCGCGCAATGCATCGAGATCTCCCACCTTGCGTGCGGTGGCAAAAACTTGCCAGCCTTCTTCGTGCAGGCGCATTGCGCAGTGACGTCCTATGCCAGTGGAGCAACCTGTAATGAGTATTGATCTTTGAGCCATTTCATCCTGTCTCATACTTTCAGCTAATAGTGGTTTAACAGACCTTGGCAAAAAGAAAAGGGTGCTTCTTGCTGAAACACCCTTTCTCTTTTCACGTCTTCGATAGGTTTTGCCAAAGATTGCTAGGTTGTCCTGCCTTAGCCAAGCAGACGGCGGGCGATGACCTGGGCCTGAATTTCTCCGGCCCCTTCGAAAATATTGAGGATGCGTGCATCACACAAGACGCGGGAAATCTCATATTCGAGGGCGAAGCCGTTGCCGCCGTGGATTTGCAGAGCATTGTCCGCCGCCGCCCACGCAACGCGCGCGCCGAGCAGCTTGGCCATGCCAGCCTCGACATCGCAGCGCTTGTCATGGTCTTTCTGGCGGGCGGAGAAGTAGGTCAGCTGGCGCGCGACCATGATCTCAACGGCCATCATCACCAGCTTGTCGACCACGCGGGGGAAATTGATCAGCGATTTGCCGAACTGGGCCCGTTCCTGAGCATAGCGCAACCCCAGATCCATGGCGCATTGGGCGACCCCAATGGCGCGGGCTGCAGTCTGGATGCGGGCGGATTCAAAGGTTTGCATCAACTGCTTGAAGCCTTGTCCCTCGACGCCGCCAAGCAGGGCATCTTTCTCGACCTCGAAATTGTCAAACGAGATTTCATATTCCTTCATGCCGCGATAGCCGAGCACTTCGATCTCGCCGCCATCCATGCCCTCTGCGGGGAAGGGATTGGCATCATCTCCGCGTGGCTTTTCGGCCAGCAGCATGGAGAGGCCCTTGTAACCCGGCTCATCGGGGTTGGTGCGGACCATCAGGGTCATCAAGTCGGCGCGGACCGGATGGGTGATCCATGTCTTGTTGCCGGTCACCTTGTAGCTGTCGCCATCGAGCACCGCGCGGGTCTTCAGGCTGGCAAGATCGGACCCGGTGTTGGGTTCGGTGAAGACCGCGGTTGGCAGGATTTCACCTGTGGCGATGCGCGGCAGCCAGCTTTCCTTCTGTGCGTCATTGCCGCCGCAAATGATCAGTTCGGCGGCGATTTCCGAGCGGGTGCCGAGCGAGCCGACGCCAATATAGGCGCGGGACAATTCTTCGGACACCACGCACATGCTTTCCTTGCCAAGGCCAAGTCCGCCAAACTCTTCCGGGATGGTCAGGCCAAAGACGCCCATTTCAGCCATTTTTTCCACCACATCGAGGGGGATATAGGCATTTTCAAGATGCCATTTATGGGCATGGGGTTTGACTTCGCTTTCGGCAAAGCGGCGCATTTCTTCACGGAAGGCTTCCATGGTCTCATCAAGACCGGCATCGCCATAGGAGGCGGCCCCTTCGGCCGCTTCGATCAGAGCGATCAGGCGGTTGCGGAGGGTTGGGCTGTTGCCTTCAGTGATCAGCCGCTCGACCGGCGGGCAATAAGCCTCTTTGATGGCGTCTATGGGGACGCCAAAATCCGACAGGCGAACAATTTCTCCTTGGGTCATCGGGATGCCGCCGAAGATCTGGGCGAGATATTCGGCAAACGCGATGCGGGTGATCAGCATTTCCATCTCGCCAAAGCGGCCTTCGCCCGACAGGGTGCTGGCATAGCCGCGCATTTCTTTGAGCGCTTCAACATAGGTGGCGAACCAGGCAAAGCCATGGGTGGCGCGCTGTTCAGCCTCGATCCTCTCGGCGCTGATGCGATCATCGACCACGACCTTGGCCCGCACCTCGGCCTTGATGGCCTCCAGAAGGCCTTCGATTGCGGTGAGGGCGGCACCCATATCTTCCATGAAGGTGTCAGGGGTCGGGATGGCTTCGGTCTGAATGGTCAGGGTCATGGATCTTCCTCCTCCTTAAAGACTGCGCGTCGGTCTGAATGCCGATTGGGTCGCGCTGTCGAAAATCCGTTTATGCTGCACTGCACAGTGAAGGGCGGGCAAGCCCTTGGCAATTGGCCAATGGATTAATGGAAGGTCATGCTGCAGTGCAGTTGGGACGGCGGATGAGACACGATTTGACGGGGACCGGGCGCAGCGTGCTTCGCCTTATTCTTGGCCGTCTTATCTGGCTTTGCGGCTGGCAATGACCACGCCGGTGGCCGTGACTATGATGCCAAGGATCTGCATCAGGGTGATCGGCTCGTCAAACAGCAAATAGGAAATGACCGCGGTGACTGCCGGGATCATGTAAAAGAGCGCGGCGATGTTGGAGACGGCCCCATGCTCGATCAACCAGAGCAACAGAAAGATTGCCCCGATGGAGAGGACCAATGTCAGCCAGCCAAGCGCAAAGATGAATTCCCCCGACCAGATGATCGTCTGGGTCTCGGTGGCAAAGCTCAGTGCGGCACACAGGAGACTGGCGGCAAGATATTGCCAGATGGTGGCGGCGCGCATGTCAAGATTGGCAGCGAAGTGTTTCTGGTAGACCGTGCCAAAGGAAATGGAGAGCATGGCGACGCAAACCACGGCAATCTGGAGCGGGGTGACAGAGAAAGCCCCACCGCTGAGGCGTGGATAAAGCACCAGACAAATGCCTGTCAGCCCTAGCAGGAAGCCAATAACATGATTGCGGCTGATCCGCTCTCCCAAAATGCCTCGGGCAAAGAATGCGGTCATGACCGGTTGCAGACCCATCACGAGGGCGGCGAGCCCGGCGGGCATGCCGTTGTCGATGGCCCAGAAGACGCAAGCGAGATAGACGCCATGGATCAGCAACCCTGTGACGAAGGCGTGAAAGGCCTGCTTCGGATTGGGCCATTTGGCGCGTAGCATCAGGGAAATCGGTAACAGGATTGCCAACACCAATGCAAAACGCAGGGTCAAAAAGGTCATTGGTTCGGAATAGGGTGCGCCCATCCGCGCGCCAATGAAGCCGGTCGACCACAAGACGACAAATAGTGCCGGGGTTGCTTGCGCTAGAGTTGGTTTTGTCCTGATGGGCATGGAAAGGCTCTTTTGCGGCAGGCTGACGCGGGGAAGACAGGCGGTAGGCCTCAGATCCCTATCCTGTCAAACACGGATTGTCCATCCATCTGCATGCGGTCTCGCGTTTTTGTGACGGATTGCTTTTTGTGATCAAGGCTAATAAGGATTGCAATCGGATAGCGTCTTTGCGTCAGGGTGTCGGGAATGTCTCAGATTTGGGAATGGTTGGTGGTTCCGGTTCGGATATTCTGGCGGTTTTCGGACAATCACGGCATTGCTCTGGCGAGCAACATTGCTTTCTCGATTTTGTTGTCCCTGTTTCCCTTTCTGTTGATCATCACCGGGGTAACTGTCTGGGCCGGAGGGCCGGAACTTGGCAAAATATTGCAAGAATTGCTGACTTTCCTTTTGCCTGAGCCGATTGCCCTGATATTGCAGCCCGATGTGGATGCGGTGATCTCCGAGCGCACGGGGAGCCTGCTGTCTTTGTCCTTGCTGATCTTTCTTGTCACCCTGACCTCTATGGTGGAAAGCCTGCGTGAAGGGCTCAACCGTGCCTATGGCTACTATGAACGGCGGTCGATCCTGTCGCGGCGGGCGATGGGGCTGGTTGCTGTGATTGGGGCTATTCTGGTGATGGTGGCGGTGGCTGCCGGATTGTTCGTGGCACCCTTGGTCTGGAAAATCGCCCAGCCGCATTTGCCCTGGTTGCAGGATTTTCAGGTGACATTTGATGTGGTGCGGTTGGGGATTGCCCTGCCCATTCTGACGGCGTTTCTTGTGGCCAGCCACCGCTGGTTGCCAATGCGGGTGATTGAATGGAATGATCTGTGGCCGGGGGTTCTGACAACCCTTGTGCTTTGGTGGGTCACGGCGGAGGCTTATTCCTATTATCTGTCTCATTTTGCGCAATATGCAAAGATCTATGCTGGGTTGGCCGGGGTGGTCGCGACGCTGATTTTCCTGCAAATCATTTCGATGATTTTCCTGTTCGGGGCGGAGGTGAATGCTTGGCGGATTCGCTTGCAACGGTTACATCACAACCGCGTTCTGAGAGAGGATCTAAACAAGCCTCAGCCGACAGACAATGGTGACGAGTCCAGAGGCGCTGTTTTGACCGATGACAATGGGTCGGATGCATAAGATCTGTTGGGGGCAGCCGGGACAACCGGTCAGGAAGCCACGCATGGGATAGAAGGGATATGGAAAAAGGCCGGTGCGACCGGCCTTTTGT includes the following:
- a CDS encoding YihY/virulence factor BrkB family protein; this encodes MSQIWEWLVVPVRIFWRFSDNHGIALASNIAFSILLSLFPFLLIITGVTVWAGGPELGKILQELLTFLLPEPIALILQPDVDAVISERTGSLLSLSLLIFLVTLTSMVESLREGLNRAYGYYERRSILSRRAMGLVAVIGAILVMVAVAAGLFVAPLVWKIAQPHLPWLQDFQVTFDVVRLGIALPILTAFLVASHRWLPMRVIEWNDLWPGVLTTLVLWWVTAEAYSYYLSHFAQYAKIYAGLAGVVATLIFLQIISMIFLFGAEVNAWRIRLQRLHHNRVLREDLNKPQPTDNGDESRGAVLTDDNGSDA
- a CDS encoding DMT family transporter — encoded protein: MPIRTKPTLAQATPALFVVLWSTGFIGARMGAPYSEPMTFLTLRFALVLAILLPISLMLRAKWPNPKQAFHAFVTGLLIHGVYLACVFWAIDNGMPAGLAALVMGLQPVMTAFFARGILGERISRNHVIGFLLGLTGICLVLYPRLSGGAFSVTPLQIAVVCVAMLSISFGTVYQKHFAANLDMRAATIWQYLAASLLCAALSFATETQTIIWSGEFIFALGWLTLVLSIGAIFLLLWLIEHGAVSNIAALFYMIPAVTAVISYLLFDEPITLMQILGIIVTATGVVIASRKAR
- a CDS encoding SDR family oxidoreductase — translated: MAQRSILITGCSTGIGRHCAMRLHEEGWQVFATARKVGDLDALRDAGITAIYLDYTDQQSISACKEAVLNHTGGKLDALFNNGAYGQPGAVEDLPTDVLRQQFEANFFGWHELTRQIIPVMRAQGHGRIIQCSSVLGIVPLAFRGAYVASKFALEGLTDTMRIELHGSNIHVSSIEPGPITSQFRETARKRFLESINIKSSAYIERYQKRLEKMQSELPDRFEKSPEAVFKKLIHALESSSPKPYYRVTFPTHLMAFLKRILPSRPLLAFLRSAGD
- a CDS encoding acyl-CoA dehydrogenase family protein, whose product is MGAALTAIEGLLEAIKAEVRAKVVVDDRISAERIEAEQRATHGFAWFATYVEALKEMRGYASTLSGEGRFGEMEMLITRIAFAEYLAQIFGGIPMTQGEIVRLSDFGVPIDAIKEAYCPPVERLITEGNSPTLRNRLIALIEAAEGAASYGDAGLDETMEAFREEMRRFAESEVKPHAHKWHLENAYIPLDVVEKMAEMGVFGLTIPEEFGGLGLGKESMCVVSEELSRAYIGVGSLGTRSEIAAELIICGGNDAQKESWLPRIATGEILPTAVFTEPNTGSDLASLKTRAVLDGDSYKVTGNKTWITHPVRADLMTLMVRTNPDEPGYKGLSMLLAEKPRGDDANPFPAEGMDGGEIEVLGYRGMKEYEISFDNFEVEKDALLGGVEGQGFKQLMQTFESARIQTAARAIGVAQCAMDLGLRYAQERAQFGKSLINFPRVVDKLVMMAVEIMVARQLTYFSARQKDHDKRCDVEAGMAKLLGARVAWAAADNALQIHGGNGFALEYEISRVLCDARILNIFEGAGEIQAQVIARRLLG